CGTCGGGGAAGTAGCTCTTGGCGGAGTCGTCCCACAGCTCGGCGATCTTGGCGCGGTCCTCGACGAACTTGGCCCTGCCCGCCACGGACAACCAGGATCCGGCCTCGGAGACGTTGAGGTTCACCTCGGGGCCCTGACGCAGGGCGTCGGCCTGATCGCCCTGCAGGCCCACGAACAGCCACACATCAGCATCGTCGGTGACGTCCTGGACGGTCATGGGGTGGGACAGCAGCTTGCCGTCGGCGCGGGCGGTGGTCAGCATGACGATGCTGGTGCCGCGCAGCTTCTCGACGACGTCCTGCTGGGTGAAGTCCTGGTCGGTGCTCACGGTTCCTCCATCGGGTCGAGCGGGTGGTCGAACGGGGTGCGGGCCCCTGGGCCACACCTGGATGAGCGGGCGCGCCGACGTCGGGCGGCCGCGCCCGGTGATGCGTCGACCGTAGGCTCCGCACCTGCGACGGGCACCCAGGAACCCGACCGACCGGTCCCGGGATGCCAGGCAGCTCGTCGCGCACTCCGGCGGCCACCAGCACCCTTCGGGACCGGATGCGGGTGCCACGCCCCCTCGACCATTCGGTCACAGCAGGCCGTCCGTTCATGGGGCCTGCATGTTGTAGCGTGGCCAGGTGACCCACACCTCCGGCTCCCCGCAGCGGGAGCACACCAGCAGCACGCCCGCGGATGACCGGCCGCCCGCCACCCCCACCGAGGCGGCCACCAGCGGACCCGACATCCCCGTCGGCCTCGACAACGGCCCGGAGGGCCCGGGCGTCTCCGCGGCGGGGTTCGCGTCCCCCGTGCCCGCGATCGTGGCCGGGATCAGCGAGGCCATCGGGAACACTCCCCTGATCCGTCTGGACTCCCTGTTCCCCGACTCCGGGGTGGAGATCCTGGCGAAGCTGGAGTCGGTGAACCCGGGCGGCTCCACCAAGGACCGGCCGGCGATGGGCATGGTGCGCGACGCCCTGCAGACCGGGCGACTGGCCCCCGGCGGCACCGTGGTGGAGTCCTCCTCCGGCAACCTTGGCGTGGCCCTGGCCCGTGCCTGCAACGCCCACGACGTGCGGTTCGTGTGCGTGGTCGACGCCCGTACCAACGCCACCACCGTGCGCACCATCCAGGCGCTCGGCGGGGAGATCGACCTGGTGTCCGAGCCCGATCCAGCTACCGGCGACCTGCTCACCGCCCGCTTCAACCGGGTCAAGGAGCTGCTGGAGGAGATCCCCGATGCGGTGAACCTGTACCAGTACGGCAATCCCGCCAATCCCCGTGCCCACTACGACGGCACCATGCGGGAGATCGCCGAGGCCACCGGGCACCAGGTGGACGTGCTGATGGCGGCGGTGTCCACGACCGGAACCATCGGCGGCTGCTCCGCGTACATCCGCGACCACGACATGAGCACCCGCGCGATCGCGGTCGACGCGGTGGGCTCGGTTCTGTTCGGTGGCACCGCCGCGCCCCGCCCCCTGCCCGGCATGGGTGCGGGCGTGGTCACCGAGCTGTCCCGCCAGGTTCAACCCGATCAGGTGATCCGCGTGGAGGGCCTGGACTGCGTGGTGGGCGCCCGGCACCTGGCACGCAGCGAGGGCATCCTGGCCGGGGGCTCCACCGGCGGCATCGTGCATGCCCTGGGCGGGCTGATCCCCAGCCTCGAGCCCGGCACCCGCGTGGTGTTCGTGGTGCACGACGGCGGCGTTCCCTACCTGGAGACCGTGTACGACGACCAGTGGGTGCGGGAGAACCTCGACGCCGACACGGACGCGATCGCGGAGGGGATCGAGCAGCTGCGCAGGACCGCCCGCCGTGGCTGAGCAGCCCTCCGTCCGGGCCGGCACGGCCCATCCGGCCCGCAGCGACGGTGCTGCCCGCCCGATTCGCGACGACCGCACTGCACCGCCCATGGCAGCCGCTGAGACACCGCTTCGCCCGGCCGCCGATGCGCCGCTGCGGCTCGCCGTCGTCGGTGCCGGACCGAAGGCGCTGTACGCGCTGGAGGAACTGACCGCGCTGCTGGATGCTGCGGGCTCCGCCACGGCCACCGCCGACGACGCGGGAGCTGCGGCCTCCGAATCGTCAGCAGCATCCGGCCTGATCGTGACGGTGATCGATCCTGTCGCCGTGCCGGGTACGGGCGCCGCCTACCACTCCGGCCAGCCGCACCACCTGCGGCTGAACGTGACCGCGGCGATCCTGGATGAGCCCGCCACCGGCGACTTCCCCGCGTACCCCAGTTGGGTGCAGGACCCGTACCCGCAGCTGGCCGACGAGCCGTACCCGCCGCGCGCGGTGGTCGGCGAGTACCTCGCCCAGCGCTGGCAGCAGATGATCCATGGTCTCTCCCGGCATGCCCGCGTGGAGCACGCCCGGGCCCGGGTGACGGACCTGCGGCGCGAGGGCAGCGCCTGGCATCTGACCACCGACGCTGCTCCCGCGGACGTCGGCCCGGTGGACGAGGTGCTGATCGCCACCGGTCACGCCGCTGGCCACCGGGGCGCCCTGGTGCACCACTGGAGTTCACCCCTCCCCCTGGTCCCGGCGGTGCTGCCCGCTGAGCGGATGCTCAGCGCCGAGCAGGTCCCACCCGGTTCCCGGGTCGCGGTGCGCGGCGGGGCGCTGACCTTCATCGACGCCTGCCTGACCCTCACCGAGGGCCGCGGCGGCACCTTCACCGAGAGCACCGAGGTCGACGCGAGCGGCGGCACCGAGGCGGATGTCCCTGCCCGCCTGGTGCACCATCGCGGGCCGCACGAGCCGACCGTGATTCGGCCGATCACCCGGCAGGGTCTGCTGCTGGATGCGAAGCCGGACCCGGGATCACCCCTGACCGGGGCCGGCGAGCGCGCCGTCGAGCAGGCCCGCGCCCGATTCACCTCCGGCCAGGGCATGGGCCCGGACGCGGTGCTGGCGATCGTGGTCGATGCCGCCACCGCCATGCTCGAGGGGACACCCGCGCCCAAGAAGCACGCCAGTACCTCGGGACGGGATGCGCGCGACACCGTCGCTGGTTCTCGCGCGGCCGTCGAACACACGCTGAGCACCGGTGCGGAACCCGATCTGCCCCGCGGCGCGGGGCGCGCCGAGGCGGCGCTGCGTCGCAGTATCGAGACGGCCCAGGGCCACCGCTCGCCCGGTCCGGCCTGGGCGCTGGGTCGCGTGTGGCAGACCCTCTACTCCCTGGTCTCCGCCGCCCTGCGCGGCAGCGACGCCCCCGAGGAGGAGTGGGCGCGCTTCCGGCAGGCCGCGCAGGTGCTGGAGCGGTTCGCCTTCGGCCCTCCGCTGGTCAACGCCCGCAAGCTGCTGGCGATGATCGACTCCGGCGCGGTGGACCTGTCCTGGATGGATGGTGGGACGGGCATCGACGGCAACAGCATCCATGTCGCGCCCGTGACCGAGAGCTCCGACGCCACTGCCACCGGCCGGCATGTTGACGCCACTGCCACCGGCCGGCACGACGACGCACCGTCGGGCGGCGATGTCGACGTGGTGATCGACGCGGTGCTCACCCCGCCCGGTCTGCTGAACCTCACCGACGAGCTGGCGGGGTCGCTGCTGCACCGCGGCCTGGTGCAGGTGCGGCCCGGCAGGCGGGGGGCGATGATCGACGAGGCCGGCTCCCCCGTCGGCCGCGATGACGCGCCACTGGTCGCCCCCGACGGTCGGACCGTGGCCGGGCTCGCGCTGATCGGGCGGCCCACAGAGGACCATGTCATCGGCCACGACTCGCTGAACCGCCACCTGCACCACGAGGGCCGATGCTGGGCCCGACGGATCGCGGACCGGGTTGCGGGCGTTGACGATGCCGCTCCCGCTGACGCAGCTGTTCCTGCCGCCCCCGCCCCCGCTGTCGCCCCCGAGTGAGAGGACCTGCCGTGACCGAGGAACCCACCCTGCGCGAGGCATGCCAGGGAACCCCGCCGCTGTCGGCTCGTCTGGAGCCGTGGATGCAGGAGCTGCTGGCGGACCCTGCGACCTGCAGCTCGCTGCTGGAGCGCTACGGAAGCCCGCTGAACGTGCACGACTTTTCCGCGCTGCCGCGCAACGCCGCAGAGCTCACGGAGGTGGCCGAGGGCTCCGGGGTGGACCTGCGGATCTTCGTGGCACGCAAGGCCAACAAGACCCTCGGCATGGTGCGTGCCGCGCATCGCGCCGGGCTGGGGGTCGACGTGGGCAGCGAGCGCGAGCTGGGCCAGGTGCTCGAGGCCGGTGTGCCGCCGCATGACGTGGTGGTCACCGCGGCCATCAAGCCCGATCCGGTGCTGCGCCTGGCCCTGGAGTCCCGCTCACTGCTGGTGCTGGACAACCTCGACGAGGTGGCCGCCTCCCGGAGGGTCGCCGAGCAGGTCACCGGCGCCCGGAGCGCGGAACCAGGTCGCCCCGCGGACGGGGCCTCTGGTGCCCCCGAGCCGTTCCCCGTGGCGCTGCGCCTCGCGCCCAAGCCCAGCGACCTGATCCCGCCCACCCGCTTCGGGGAGTCGGCCCGCGCCTGGCTCGAGCTGATCGACTCCGGCGGCCTGGGCGACCTGCTGCGGGTGGACGGTGTGCACTTCCACCTGCACGGCTATGACCCGACCGCGCGCGCCACCGCCCTCGGGGAGGCGCTGGAGCTGATCGACGCGCTGCGCGAGCGCGGCCTGGCCCAGGATGGCGCGTTCGTGGACATCGGCGGCGGCATCCCGATGAGCTACTTGGACGATGCCGAGCAGTGGGACGCCTTCTGGCAGGCCCACGAGCGGCAGGCCCCGGAGTCGGGCCTCGGCGGGGGTGCTCGCGCGGCCGACGACGACCGGCCCGCGGCTGCCCCCGACGCCGGCGAGGACGCCCCCACCGCCCCGCTGACCTGGCGCCGGGAACCGCTGCGGCAGGTGTACCCCTACCACCAGCAGGTGATCCGCGGGCCCTGGCTGGAGCGGTTCCTGGGCCACGAGATCCGCCCGGGTGCCACTGCCGGGCAGGCCCTGCGAGAGCGCGGGGTGCAGCTGCGCTGCGAGCCGGGCCGCTCCATGATGGACGGTTGCGGCATGACGCTGGCGAGGGTCATCCAGCGCACCAGTGCCAGCGACGGCGTGCCCCTGGTGGGGCTGGAGATGAACCGCACCCAGTGCCGCTCCACCTCCGACGACTTCCTGGTGGACCCGATCCTGGTGCGCACCGGCACACGCGACGATGCCACGGATCCGTCGGTCGCCGGTGCCGGGCAGAGCAGGGCGAGCGAACGGTTCGAGGGGTTCCTGGTGGGCGCCTACTGCATCGAGGCCGAGCTGATCCTGCGTCGGCGCCTCGCGTTCCCGCAGGGTGTGGCCGTGGGCGATGTGATCGCCCTGCCCAACACCGCCGGGTACCTGATGCACATCCTGGAGAGCGCGTCCCACCAGATCCCCCTGGCCTCCAACGTGGAGCGCGTCGGCGGTGGGGAGGCAGGCGGATCCGGAGGTGACCACCCCAGCGCAGAGGTGGCGGACCGCAGCAGGACGGGCGGCACGGACCACAGCAGCACCGCCGTCGAAGGCAGCGATCCCCGTCCTGATGTGCCCGGGTTCAAGCGCGACGGCATCGACCGGGTGCTGCCCATCCGGGCCTGATCCCCCGCTTGAGAGCTCTGTGAGCACGCCTACATGCCGGGAATCTTCGGCCCACCGGTCGAGGTGGGCACAGATGCGTCCCGTCAGGTGCAGGTGCTGGCACGCACGGGGCGGCACGCGACCAGCTGACGGCGCGGCCATGCACGGGGCGGCCTCGCGCTCGGCGGCACGCGACCTGCTGACGGCGTTGCCAAGCGCGGGGCGGCACGCGAGCCGGTGGCGGCGCGGCCTCGGTCTGACCCGACGCAACAGGAGTGCTAGCTGTACTTCCCCGGGAGGTTGTGAACGGGTGAGGTAGCGAAGACCTCCGGGCAGGATGTGGGTTACCACACTCACTCTCCTGACCACGGAGGTCTTCGTGACTCACGCTAACGCACCCTTGACACCGGAAGGGCGTCGTCGTCTTGCTGTTCTCGTCGTGGAACAGGGCTGGTCGTTGCGGCGGGCGGCGGAACGGTTCCAGTGCTCGCCCGCGACGGTGAAGCGGTGGGCCGACAGGTACCGGGCAGGGCTGCCGTTGATCGACCGTAGTTCGAGGCCCACCTCGTCACCGAACCGGCTTTCGCGTAAGACGGAGCATCGGATCGTCGCGTTGCGGTTCACTCGCCGGTGGGGTCCGCACCGGATCGCGTATCACCTGCGGTTGCACCGTTCCACGGTCGGTCGGGTGCTCGCCCGATACAAGATGCCGAAGCTGATCAACATCGACCAGGCCACCGGGCTGCCGGTTCGCCGCCCGAAGCCGAAACGGTACGAGGTCGCCGCGCCGGGCCAGCTCGTGCACGTAGATATCAAGAAACAAGGCCGGATCCCCGACGGCGGCGGGTGGCGTGCCCACGGTCGCGGATCCATGCAGGACCGTCACGCGGGAGTGGCCCGCGACAAGGCAGCCCGTGCCGGGGCAGCCGGCTCTCGCGGCTACCGGTATCTGCACCACGCCGTGGACGACCACTCCCGGATCGCGTACTCAGAGATCCTTGACGACGAGCGCAAAGAGACCGCAGCGGGGTTCTGGACCCGCGCGAACGCGTTCTTCGCAGGCCTGGGCGTCACAGTCACCGCGGTGATGACCGACAACGGTTCCTGCTACCGGTCAGGCGCCTTCGCTGACGCGCTCGGCGACGAGGTGAAGCACAAGTGGACCCGGCCATACCGGCCGCAGACCAACGGCAAGGTCGAGCGGTTCAACCGGACCCTCGCCGTCGAGTGGGCCTACGCGAAGCCCTACGCCAGCGAAGCCGAGCGCGCCGCAGCCTACGAGACCTGGCTCCATCACTACAATCACCACAGACCCCACACCGGGATCGGCGGCCAGACTCCCTCAGCCCGCGTTCACAACGTCACGGGGAAGTACAGCTAGACCCTAGAACGGTGCCTCGTCGCGTGTCGCCCACGGGTTCGGGGGCGACGGCGGCAAGGCTCCCCCGGGCAGCGGCAGGTTGGTGACGACGTAGAGGTTCAAGATGTCGTCGCGGTCCATGAACATGATCTGGCTCCGCTTGCTGGCATCGAGAGCGTTGCCGAGCCAGTTGCGAGCCGCCTTGGTGATCTCCCCGCCCGCCACGATGAAGGCGTGGTCAACCAAGACCCGGCGGTTGGTCTCAGGATCGAAGATCTCGTGTGCCAGCATCATGAGCGCTTGGTTGTGGATCTCGGCCATGTTGGCGTTGCCGGTCTTGGTGACGCCTGAGGCGTCGAGCTTGCCCTTCTTAGCCTGGATGCCGAAGTAGAGGATGTGCTGGGTCGGCAAGGTGTAGCGCATCCAGATGTCCTTGCCGTACTCCAGCGCCTTGTCCTTGTGCCCGGCTGCCGTGATGCGGTGGTAGCCCAACTGTCTGAACAGCGGGAGGAGCACTTCCTCGATGAGATCATCCTCGCTGCACTGGTCGAGGTAGGCCGTCAAGAGCTGCCGCCGCTCCAGTTCAGCCTTGCTGAAGGGGCGGTGCGGATTGGCGGCAAGGACAGTGACGGTCTGTGTGCCGACGTGGCGGAGGTAGCAGTGGTTGTCTTCGCCGTAGAACGCCTCGAAACCTTCGCGACCGAGTACCTCGTTGAGTTGTGCCAGCGCACGAGGACGGTCGGGGCCTTCGTTGAGCCGATCGGCTGGACTCATGAGTTGGTCAATGAGACGGCAGAAGACATCCGGGGGACGTGTGGGGCCGTCATGGGGTTCGGCCAGCATCTGTTCCAACACGTCCGCAACCCAGCGATGGCGGGTCGAGCCGTCGTGGTGGAACTCGGTCTCCAACTCTTGAAAGAACTCGGTGATGTACATGCTGGAGCGATACGGGAAGTACTTGGCTTCGTCCTCGTTTTCGGCGTCGTCACGACCCACGTTGCCCACGATGAGTGACCCGAGGGCTTCGAGGTTGCGGCGACGGAACTTCACGGGACCATTGTTGCAAGCGGGACCGACAAACGACCGGACTCCGTGGGCTGCGGCTGCACCGTCTGCCCCGGCATGCGGTGCCGCATCGGCTGAGTGTCAGTGTCACGTGCTCGAATAGACCCATGACTGTGGACGTGCGGCGCGCTGTTCTTGACCGCCTCGGCACTGGAGGTGCCTCGCGCTTTGGCCGCCCATACCTCGTGGCAACCCTTCACCGGGAAGTTGGCTGTTCCGAGACGGAAGTGTGGGAGGCCTTCTGGGGTCTGGTCGGTGAGGGACTGGTCTACCTCGACACCGCCGGCCAGGGATCAGGCACTGACAACTGGCAGTGGCACCTATCGACAGATGGCCGAAGGGTGGCTGAGGGCGGCTCCTGGGAGCCACGCGACCCCGACGGCTACATGGATCGGGTTCGACGAGACATCCCCGACTTGGACGAACTCGTGGAACTTTACCTGACAGAGGCGTTGCAGTCGTTCAACGGGCGATGCTACCTCGCCACCTCCGTCATGCTTGGAGTCGCCGCAGAACGTGCCTTCCTGGTCATGGCTGCGTCCTACGCCGCCTCTACTGTCTCGGGCGCGCCGGCTATGGCCAAGGAGTTAGCGCGGCCGCGAAGCAACTACTTCGCCTTGTGGACGGAGTTCCGAAAGCGCATCGAGCCGATCCGCCAGGATCTGCCGGATGGGCTCGCCGACTCTCTCACGCTGGATGCCATCGCTGACCTGATCCGCCTGACCCGCAACGAGGTTGGCCACCCCACTGGCCGCCAGATTGACGAGGACACCGCTCGAGTTCACCTGACGATTGCTCCGACATACATGCGGAAGATGCGTGCGCTGACCGTCCACTTCGCCCAGAGGCCGGCGGAGGTGAACGAATGACGCAACTGCCGATGCCGGTCCACGTCGGATCCGAACCACCTGAGCATTGGGACGACATAGAGGCGCGACAACAGCAGTATGGCGACGATGCGGCACCATACCTGCGTGACAAACAACGGCCGTCCATCGCCAGGCCAGACATTGACTGGGGTGCGCTTGGATTCGAGCCACGTTGGGTGGGTTTCGACGCCGCAGACTGCGCGGCTGCGTTGCAGCCGAGCATTTTCTCTGGTCAAGGCGCCGACGAGTTCAACCGCTTCCGTCAAGGTGCTGAGCGGCGGGGCGAGACAGCTCTAGTGATCAGCCCGATCGGTGAGACCGAAGGCGCGTCTCGCAACGTGCACAACGTCTTCGATCCACCTGTCAGCTCGGTCTCGATTGGGCAGACCTACACGAGCATCGACGGTCGCACAATCGGCAAGGGCGCGCGGGTTCGGGCCGCCTCCGACCTCGATGATGCGGACGGCCAGCTCGCGCTCCGACTACTCAGCGCCACGCAGGCACCTACGTGGCGCAGCCTGTCGCTCAGCGGTGCAGTGTTGGAGTCCGTGTACGGCCGCGAGGACCACCCTCCCGAAGGAACGCTGCTGCCTATCTTGGAGACGGAGCTGGGCGAACCAGTTGTGGCGGTCTGGATATCGCCGGATGGTGTGGAGCGACGCTACGTCGTTCCGGTCGAGACTTCCTGGACGCTGTTGCTTCCGTGGCTACTGGAACAAGCGCTCCCGGCGTTCGTTCCTGGGGCGATGCGCCGTGCGCGGCGTCCGTTGACCTCAGACAGGGATCTGATGACTCGGCGTGAACGGGACGCCCATGCCGCGCTGGCCGATCTGGAGCTGGACTACGCCGCGCGCCGCATCGAACTTGAGCGCCAGATCGAGGACGCACAGGATGCCGCCGTGGCGACCCGCGAGGGACTTCTTTACGGTACTGGCCAGCAACTGGTCAGCGCCGTTCGCGCCGTCTTCGAGACCGCTGGAATCGAGGTTGTTGACCTTGACGAGAAGCTCGGAGACACCAAGAACGCCGACCTGCTCTGTACCTACGGAGGCTTGTCGCGATTG
The window above is part of the Propionibacterium freudenreichii subsp. freudenreichii genome. Proteins encoded here:
- a CDS encoding pyridoxamine 5'-phosphate oxidase family protein — protein: MSTDQDFTQQDVVEKLRGTSIVMLTTARADGKLLSHPMTVQDVTDDADVWLFVGLQGDQADALRQGPEVNLNVSEAGSWLSVAGRAKFVEDRAKIAELWDDSAKSYFPDGVDDPNLALVLVTSESAQYWGLPGGKVAGVAQILKAKVTGGDTPGGTGTTEL
- the sbnA gene encoding 2,3-diaminopropionate biosynthesis protein SbnA, which gives rise to MTHTSGSPQREHTSSTPADDRPPATPTEAATSGPDIPVGLDNGPEGPGVSAAGFASPVPAIVAGISEAIGNTPLIRLDSLFPDSGVEILAKLESVNPGGSTKDRPAMGMVRDALQTGRLAPGGTVVESSSGNLGVALARACNAHDVRFVCVVDARTNATTVRTIQALGGEIDLVSEPDPATGDLLTARFNRVKELLEEIPDAVNLYQYGNPANPRAHYDGTMREIAEATGHQVDVLMAAVSTTGTIGGCSAYIRDHDMSTRAIAVDAVGSVLFGGTAAPRPLPGMGAGVVTELSRQVQPDQVIRVEGLDCVVGARHLARSEGILAGGSTGGIVHALGGLIPSLEPGTRVVFVVHDGGVPYLETVYDDQWVRENLDADTDAIAEGIEQLRRTARRG
- a CDS encoding FAD/NAD(P)-binding protein, producing MAEQPSVRAGTAHPARSDGAARPIRDDRTAPPMAAAETPLRPAADAPLRLAVVGAGPKALYALEELTALLDAAGSATATADDAGAAASESSAASGLIVTVIDPVAVPGTGAAYHSGQPHHLRLNVTAAILDEPATGDFPAYPSWVQDPYPQLADEPYPPRAVVGEYLAQRWQQMIHGLSRHARVEHARARVTDLRREGSAWHLTTDAAPADVGPVDEVLIATGHAAGHRGALVHHWSSPLPLVPAVLPAERMLSAEQVPPGSRVAVRGGALTFIDACLTLTEGRGGTFTESTEVDASGGTEADVPARLVHHRGPHEPTVIRPITRQGLLLDAKPDPGSPLTGAGERAVEQARARFTSGQGMGPDAVLAIVVDAATAMLEGTPAPKKHASTSGRDARDTVAGSRAAVEHTLSTGAEPDLPRGAGRAEAALRRSIETAQGHRSPGPAWALGRVWQTLYSLVSAALRGSDAPEEEWARFRQAAQVLERFAFGPPLVNARKLLAMIDSGAVDLSWMDGGTGIDGNSIHVAPVTESSDATATGRHVDATATGRHDDAPSGGDVDVVIDAVLTPPGLLNLTDELAGSLLHRGLVQVRPGRRGAMIDEAGSPVGRDDAPLVAPDGRTVAGLALIGRPTEDHVIGHDSLNRHLHHEGRCWARRIADRVAGVDDAAPADAAVPAAPAPAVAPE
- a CDS encoding type III PLP-dependent enzyme domain-containing protein, whose translation is MTEEPTLREACQGTPPLSARLEPWMQELLADPATCSSLLERYGSPLNVHDFSALPRNAAELTEVAEGSGVDLRIFVARKANKTLGMVRAAHRAGLGVDVGSERELGQVLEAGVPPHDVVVTAAIKPDPVLRLALESRSLLVLDNLDEVAASRRVAEQVTGARSAEPGRPADGASGAPEPFPVALRLAPKPSDLIPPTRFGESARAWLELIDSGGLGDLLRVDGVHFHLHGYDPTARATALGEALELIDALRERGLAQDGAFVDIGGGIPMSYLDDAEQWDAFWQAHERQAPESGLGGGARAADDDRPAAAPDAGEDAPTAPLTWRREPLRQVYPYHQQVIRGPWLERFLGHEIRPGATAGQALRERGVQLRCEPGRSMMDGCGMTLARVIQRTSASDGVPLVGLEMNRTQCRSTSDDFLVDPILVRTGTRDDATDPSVAGAGQSRASERFEGFLVGAYCIEAELILRRRLAFPQGVAVGDVIALPNTAGYLMHILESASHQIPLASNVERVGGGEAGGSGGDHPSAEVADRSRTGGTDHSSTAVEGSDPRPDVPGFKRDGIDRVLPIRA
- a CDS encoding IS481-like element ISPfr17 family transposase, giving the protein MTHANAPLTPEGRRRLAVLVVEQGWSLRRAAERFQCSPATVKRWADRYRAGLPLIDRSSRPTSSPNRLSRKTEHRIVALRFTRRWGPHRIAYHLRLHRSTVGRVLARYKMPKLINIDQATGLPVRRPKPKRYEVAAPGQLVHVDIKKQGRIPDGGGWRAHGRGSMQDRHAGVARDKAARAGAAGSRGYRYLHHAVDDHSRIAYSEILDDERKETAAGFWTRANAFFAGLGVTVTAVMTDNGSCYRSGAFADALGDEVKHKWTRPYRPQTNGKVERFNRTLAVEWAYAKPYASEAERAAAYETWLHHYNHHRPHTGIGGQTPSARVHNVTGKYS
- a CDS encoding PDDEXK family nuclease — its product is MKFRRRNLEALGSLIVGNVGRDDAENEDEAKYFPYRSSMYITEFFQELETEFHHDGSTRHRWVADVLEQMLAEPHDGPTRPPDVFCRLIDQLMSPADRLNEGPDRPRALAQLNEVLGREGFEAFYGEDNHCYLRHVGTQTVTVLAANPHRPFSKAELERRQLLTAYLDQCSEDDLIEEVLLPLFRQLGYHRITAAGHKDKALEYGKDIWMRYTLPTQHILYFGIQAKKGKLDASGVTKTGNANMAEIHNQALMMLAHEIFDPETNRRVLVDHAFIVAGGEITKAARNWLGNALDASKRSQIMFMDRDDILNLYVVTNLPLPGGALPPSPPNPWATRDEAPF